The following proteins are co-located in the Deinococcus metallilatus genome:
- the aroC gene encoding chorismate synthase translates to MRYLTAGESHGPQLTAIIEGLPSQLPLGQGDINPWLRKRQGGYGRGRRMVIETDEAQVMSGVRAGRTTGAPVTLVIENKDHRNWTGIMSPEPGGEPRKKALTDARPGHADLTGGIKYRHKDLRDVLERASARETAARVAVGSVALKLLSELGVEGANYVASLGGIETRQPFSWDQLDAIEDSDLRTPDGDAAAQMRGRIDQAKKDGDTLGGILEVRFRGLPVGLGSYVHWDRKLDGRIAQACLSVQAMKGVEIGRAFENAVKPGSGVHDPVYYRGDTYARDTNSAGGLEAGMTNGEELIVRVAMKPIATLMKPLPTVNVVTHEAADAARERSDTTAVPAAGVILQCVIGWVLAEAVLEKFGGDTLPELQERVAAARAYARDY, encoded by the coding sequence ATGAGGTATCTCACCGCCGGGGAGTCGCACGGGCCGCAACTGACGGCCATCATCGAGGGATTGCCGTCGCAGTTGCCCTTGGGCCAGGGCGACATCAATCCCTGGCTCCGCAAGCGGCAGGGCGGCTACGGGCGCGGACGGCGCATGGTGATCGAGACGGACGAGGCGCAGGTCATGAGCGGCGTGCGTGCGGGCCGGACGACCGGGGCGCCCGTCACGCTGGTGATCGAGAACAAAGACCACCGCAACTGGACCGGGATCATGTCGCCGGAGCCGGGCGGGGAGCCGCGCAAAAAGGCCCTCACCGACGCCCGCCCCGGCCACGCCGACCTGACCGGCGGCATCAAGTACCGCCACAAGGACCTGCGCGACGTGCTGGAACGCGCCAGCGCCCGCGAGACGGCGGCCCGGGTGGCGGTGGGATCGGTGGCCCTGAAGCTCCTCTCCGAACTCGGCGTGGAGGGCGCGAACTACGTGGCGAGCCTGGGCGGCATCGAGACGCGCCAGCCTTTCTCCTGGGACCAACTCGACGCCATCGAGGACTCCGACCTGCGGACCCCCGACGGCGACGCGGCGGCGCAGATGCGGGGGCGGATCGACCAAGCGAAAAAGGACGGCGACACGCTGGGCGGCATCCTGGAGGTGCGTTTCCGGGGGCTGCCCGTGGGCCTGGGCAGCTACGTCCACTGGGACCGCAAGCTGGATGGGCGCATCGCGCAGGCGTGCCTCAGTGTGCAGGCGATGAAGGGCGTGGAGATCGGGCGGGCCTTCGAGAATGCGGTGAAACCGGGCAGCGGCGTGCATGACCCGGTGTACTACCGGGGGGACACCTACGCCCGCGACACCAACAGCGCGGGCGGCCTGGAAGCGGGCATGACGAACGGCGAGGAACTGATCGTGCGCGTCGCCATGAAGCCCATCGCCACGCTGATGAAGCCGCTTCCGACTGTCAACGTGGTCACGCACGAGGCGGCGGACGCAGCCCGCGAACGCAGCGACACCACCGCCGTGCCTGCCGCCGGGGTGATCCTCCAATGCGTGATCGGCTGGGTGCTGGCCGAGGCGGTGCTGGAAAAGTTCGGCGGTGACACCCTGCCCGAGCTTCAGGAACGGGTGGCGGCGGCGCGGGCTTACGCACGTGACTACTGA
- the rplS gene encoding 50S ribosomal protein L19 has protein sequence MQNIKVNRGVILRSVEQAHIKTDHPEFQPGDTVRVETKVVEGNRTRNQAFEGVVIAINGTGSRKSFTVRKISFGEGVERVFPFSSPLVAKVTVLERGKVRRAKLYYLRELRGKAARIKSDRSRVMKDAARAQQAKANAQAASAQAEAAPAQDVPAESQGE, from the coding sequence ATGCAGAACATCAAAGTGAACCGTGGCGTGATCCTGCGCTCGGTCGAGCAGGCCCACATCAAGACGGATCATCCGGAATTCCAGCCGGGCGATACGGTGCGCGTCGAGACGAAGGTCGTCGAAGGCAACCGCACCCGCAACCAGGCCTTCGAGGGCGTGGTCATTGCCATCAACGGCACGGGCAGCCGCAAGAGCTTCACCGTCCGCAAGATCAGCTTCGGCGAGGGCGTGGAGCGCGTCTTCCCCTTCAGCAGCCCCCTCGTCGCCAAGGTGACCGTGCTGGAACGCGGCAAGGTGCGCCGCGCCAAGCTGTACTACCTGCGCGAACTGCGCGGCAAGGCGGCCCGCATCAAGAGCGACCGCAGCCGCGTGATGAAGGACGCCGCCCGTGCCCAACAGGCCAAGGCGAACGCCCAGGCGGCCAGCGCCCAGGCCGAGGCGGCGCCCGCCCAGGACGTGCCCGCCGAATCTCAGGGCGAGTAA
- a CDS encoding type II secretion system protein GspD, with translation MKSRYPNLSLAQYGSSSQIIVSGIKNDVDAALTLLAEIDRSPSIANIQTIQRVYTVKGQQADISALLAAQYPDLKVTPVGQTGQLILSGPQNQLDTALTLLGQVDRPAPAPQAGPQTVQRVFQLVNASAEEVKATLEGTLARDLTPPALVPNATVIDPTTGQPYTTGPLANAPLNASTPAASTPASGTAGSTPGNGTPTSNTATIIADKRTNTLIVRGTTEQVAQIAELIPQLDQVVPQINVQVRIQEINETAARTLGMDWKVSFGGFNVSVGGGGLGAAFDPTRSLVGFNIFPTLQALENQGLTKRVYDGNITMQSGQRSLGSNTATQNASSTAAASIKSGGRLEINIPSQAANVPPIQKQIDYGVNLDFFDPQVAPDGTVTLRVRGQVNQPDTLPTTGLPTLLNFSNSEAQSSITFKSGQTVLMSGLLGTNETRTTAGVPFLSSLPVIGAAFSKQTTTRTQTQLLVIITGTVVK, from the coding sequence TTGAAGTCGCGTTATCCAAATCTGAGCCTTGCCCAGTACGGCTCATCGTCGCAAATCATCGTCAGTGGCATCAAGAATGATGTCGATGCTGCCCTCACCCTGCTTGCGGAGATAGACCGTAGTCCCTCCATTGCCAATATCCAGACCATTCAGCGCGTCTACACGGTCAAGGGCCAGCAGGCAGATATCTCGGCACTGCTCGCCGCCCAGTACCCCGACCTCAAGGTCACGCCTGTCGGGCAGACCGGGCAACTGATCCTGTCCGGACCGCAAAACCAGCTCGACACCGCCCTGACGCTGCTGGGGCAGGTGGACCGCCCGGCCCCCGCACCCCAGGCCGGGCCGCAGACGGTGCAGCGCGTCTTCCAGCTCGTGAATGCCAGCGCCGAGGAGGTCAAGGCGACGCTGGAGGGGACGCTGGCCCGGGACCTCACCCCTCCGGCCCTCGTCCCCAACGCCACGGTGATCGATCCGACCACCGGGCAGCCGTACACGACGGGACCGCTGGCGAACGCGCCCCTGAATGCCAGCACCCCGGCCGCGTCCACTCCGGCGTCCGGCACAGCGGGAAGCACCCCCGGGAACGGCACACCGACTTCGAATACGGCCACGATCATCGCGGACAAACGCACGAATACCCTGATCGTGCGGGGCACCACGGAGCAGGTCGCGCAGATCGCCGAACTGATTCCGCAACTCGATCAGGTGGTGCCGCAGATCAACGTGCAGGTCCGTATTCAGGAGATCAACGAGACGGCGGCGCGCACGCTGGGCATGGACTGGAAGGTGAGCTTCGGCGGCTTCAACGTCAGCGTCGGGGGCGGGGGCCTGGGGGCCGCCTTCGATCCCACCCGCAGCCTGGTGGGCTTCAACATCTTCCCGACGCTGCAAGCGCTGGAGAACCAGGGCCTCACCAAGCGTGTGTACGACGGCAACATCACCATGCAGAGCGGCCAGCGTTCGCTCGGATCGAACACGGCCACGCAGAATGCCTCCAGCACGGCGGCCGCGTCGATCAAGTCCGGCGGACGGCTGGAAATCAACATTCCGAGCCAGGCAGCCAACGTGCCCCCCATCCAGAAGCAGATCGATTACGGCGTGAACCTCGACTTCTTCGATCCGCAGGTGGCCCCGGACGGGACGGTGACGCTGCGCGTGCGCGGTCAGGTCAACCAGCCCGACACCCTCCCCACCACCGGACTGCCGACCCTCCTGAACTTCAGCAACAGCGAGGCGCAGAGCAGCATCACCTTCAAGAGCGGCCAGACGGTGCTGATGAGCGGTCTGCTGGGCACCAACGAGACACGCACGACGGCAGGTGTCCCCTTCCTGAGTAGCCTCCCCGTGATCGGTGCGGCGTTCAGCAAGCAGACGACCACCCGCACCCAGACCCAACTGCTGGTCATCATCACCGGGACCGTCGTCAAGTAG
- a CDS encoding histidine phosphatase family protein — translation MARTLHLIKHARPRIVPGVPAHDWQLAPGALDGIPALAARLVPPAELVVSSEEGKAKATAQALAARLGVPCRSMLGLHEQLRYTAPYRENAADFQADLRRFFLHPAELVFGEESADDARTRFANAVQAVMLAHTQERVAIVAHGTVISLLIAGANGLDPLPLWTSLGLLEALTVDWPGLKLRAEA, via the coding sequence ATGGCCCGCACCCTTCACCTCATCAAACATGCCCGGCCCCGGATCGTGCCCGGCGTCCCCGCTCACGACTGGCAACTGGCCCCCGGCGCGCTGGACGGCATTCCCGCGCTGGCGGCCCGCCTGGTTCCCCCGGCTGAACTGGTGGTCAGCAGCGAGGAAGGCAAGGCGAAAGCCACCGCCCAGGCTCTCGCCGCCCGGCTGGGCGTCCCCTGCCGGTCCATGCTCGGTCTGCACGAGCAACTGCGCTACACGGCGCCCTACCGCGAGAACGCCGCCGACTTCCAGGCCGACCTTCGGCGGTTTTTCCTCCACCCGGCAGAACTCGTCTTCGGGGAGGAAAGCGCCGATGACGCCCGGACCCGTTTTGCCAACGCCGTGCAGGCGGTGATGCTGGCCCACACGCAGGAGCGCGTCGCCATCGTCGCGCACGGGACCGTCATCAGCCTCCTGATTGCTGGCGCGAATGGGCTGGACCCCCTGCCCCTGTGGACCTCGCTGGGGTTGCTGGAGGCGCTGACGGTGGACTGGCCGGGGCTGAAGCTGCGGGCAGAGGCGTAA
- the aroQ gene encoding type II 3-dehydroquinate dehydratase: MILVLNGPNLNRLGLREPGVYGSQTLEDLERLCETWGAELGVPVTCRQSNYEGQLLEWIQDAGEHGFSGIVLNPGALTHYSYALRDAISGQALPVVEVHISNVDAREEFRHRSVTAAVCKGKISGLGFLGYRLAMEALVEGP; the protein is encoded by the coding sequence ATGATCCTCGTCCTCAACGGCCCCAACCTCAACCGCCTCGGCCTGCGCGAACCGGGCGTGTACGGCTCGCAGACACTCGAAGACCTGGAGCGCCTGTGCGAGACGTGGGGCGCCGAACTCGGCGTGCCAGTCACCTGCCGCCAGAGCAACTACGAGGGGCAACTGCTGGAGTGGATTCAGGACGCGGGCGAACATGGCTTCAGCGGCATCGTCCTCAACCCCGGCGCGCTGACGCACTACAGCTACGCGCTGCGGGACGCCATTTCCGGGCAGGCCCTCCCCGTGGTCGAGGTCCATATCAGCAACGTGGACGCCCGCGAGGAGTTCCGGCACAGGTCCGTGACGGCGGCGGTCTGCAAGGGCAAGATCAGCGGGCTGGGCTTTCTGGGCTACCGGCTGGCGATGGAGGCTTTGGTGGAGGGGCCATAA
- the aroB gene encoding 3-dehydroquinate synthase: protein MRTPPWVRRRPQNTGGWGNVRRIEVGGPQPYAVEVGPGLLARARVAERQVALIHPADLPPAFVATVQAALSPTLTVEVPARDDCKTLGVFSKVLSRLAQANLPRDAAVVGLGGGAVTDLAGFVAASYLRGVAFYTLPTTLLGMVDAAVGGKTGVNLPEGKNLVGAFWPPKAVWCDTDTLTTLPPAVFAEGAAEAYKHGLIADPTLLPRVLSPDFRPGGPGLEDTLADAIVVKAVVVTRDLTEKGERAFLNFGHTLAHALEAVTDHAVTHGEAVGYGMHYAALLSRDMGGADLTAHTRAFLRWQKPRPLPALTFEDVWPFMARDKKADSEGVRFVLLHDLARPYLARVPEEVLRGAFEAWQADVTRLC, encoded by the coding sequence ATGCGGACGCCGCCCTGGGTGCGGAGGCGTCCCCAGAACACGGGCGGCTGGGGGAACGTGCGGCGGATTGAGGTCGGCGGCCCGCAGCCCTACGCGGTGGAGGTCGGCCCCGGCCTGCTCGCGCGGGCGCGCGTGGCGGAACGTCAGGTCGCCCTGATCCATCCCGCCGATCTGCCCCCCGCTTTCGTGGCGACCGTGCAGGCGGCCCTCTCCCCCACCCTGACGGTGGAGGTGCCCGCCCGCGACGACTGCAAGACCTTGGGGGTGTTCTCCAAGGTCCTGTCGCGGCTCGCCCAGGCCAATCTCCCGCGTGACGCGGCGGTGGTAGGCCTGGGCGGAGGGGCGGTGACGGACCTCGCGGGCTTCGTGGCAGCGAGTTACCTGCGCGGCGTGGCCTTTTACACCCTGCCGACCACCCTGCTGGGGATGGTGGACGCGGCGGTGGGCGGCAAGACGGGCGTGAATCTGCCCGAGGGGAAGAATCTGGTGGGTGCCTTCTGGCCCCCGAAAGCCGTTTGGTGCGACACGGACACGCTCACCACCCTGCCGCCCGCCGTGTTCGCGGAGGGCGCGGCGGAGGCGTACAAGCACGGGCTGATCGCGGACCCCACCCTGCTGCCCCGCGTCCTCTCGCCCGACTTTCGCCCCGGTGGGCCGGGTCTGGAGGACACCCTGGCGGACGCCATCGTCGTCAAGGCCGTGGTGGTGACGCGCGACCTGACGGAGAAAGGGGAACGCGCCTTCCTGAACTTCGGTCACACGCTCGCGCACGCGCTGGAAGCGGTCACGGACCACGCGGTCACGCACGGTGAGGCTGTGGGGTACGGGATGCACTACGCCGCTCTCCTCAGCCGTGACATGGGCGGCGCGGACCTGACCGCGCATACACGCGCCTTCCTACGCTGGCAAAAGCCCCGTCCCCTCCCCGCCCTCACCTTCGAGGACGTGTGGCCCTTCATGGCCCGCGACAAGAAAGCCGACTCGGAGGGCGTGCGTTTCGTGCTGCTGCATGACCTCGCCCGGCCGTACCTCGCGCGGGTGCCGGAAGAGGTCTTGCGGGGGGCGTTTGAGGCATGGCAGGCCGACGTCACCCGACTGTGCTGA
- a CDS encoding ATP-binding cassette domain-containing protein, with translation MTLPLVELRNATVRAGGRTLLESVSLTLAPGEALRLAGPNGGGKTTLLRLLSGEVTPAQGQRVYGLGGSLQRSAVRARRTLSVVGPDAEAFYLTRDWAQTVRDVLLAGFEGDALRLWEPTPEALARLAEVAALTDVMGLLERDFRTLSHGQRRRAVLARALMPRPEALLLDEFTDGLSAGARERLGRVVRDIHASGVAVVLATHRPEEAPLPWRTLWVEGGRVVAGQTTAPPPTGAVHLPPPPGSGDLVRLRDVEVYRNGHRALGPLSWTWAAGQHWLVTGENGSGKSTLARLIAGELHPALGGRIERPFLRRDRLTERRRLVGLVGAEVGIRQRRAWTGREVIGSAWGGSEGFSAELTPEQAARVEELAAHLHVTDLLDRRAETLSQGQLRRLLLARAVSHAPRLLMLDEGLDFLDAGARSRFLALLPELARQGTHVMVIAHRPSDAPPGLTHHLRLEGGRVAGAGPLPRRG, from the coding sequence ATGACGCTGCCGCTGGTGGAGCTGAGAAACGCGACGGTACGCGCTGGCGGACGCACGTTGCTGGAGAGTGTGAGCCTCACGCTGGCACCTGGCGAGGCCCTCCGGCTCGCTGGCCCGAACGGCGGCGGCAAGACCACGCTGCTGCGGCTGCTCTCGGGTGAGGTGACCCCGGCGCAGGGCCAGCGCGTGTACGGCCTGGGCGGCTCCCTTCAGCGGTCGGCGGTGCGGGCGCGGCGCACGCTCTCGGTCGTGGGACCGGACGCCGAAGCCTTTTACCTCACCCGCGACTGGGCGCAGACCGTGCGGGACGTGCTGCTGGCCGGATTTGAGGGCGATGCGCTGCGGCTGTGGGAGCCGACGCCCGAAGCCCTGGCCCGCCTGGCAGAGGTCGCGGCGCTGACAGATGTGATGGGCCTGCTGGAGCGCGACTTCCGCACCCTCAGCCACGGGCAGCGGCGGCGGGCCGTGCTGGCGCGGGCGCTGATGCCCCGCCCGGAGGCGCTGCTGCTCGACGAGTTCACGGACGGCCTGAGCGCGGGGGCGCGGGAGAGGCTGGGGCGCGTTGTGCGGGACATTCACGCTTCCGGCGTCGCCGTCGTCCTCGCCACGCACCGCCCGGAGGAAGCGCCGCTGCCCTGGCGGACGCTGTGGGTGGAAGGGGGGCGCGTCGTTGCAGGGCAGACAACGGCCCCTCCCCCGACGGGCGCCGTCCACCTGCCCCCGCCCCCCGGTTCCGGCGACCTCGTGCGGTTGCGGGACGTGGAGGTGTACCGCAATGGGCACCGCGCGCTGGGGCCGCTCTCGTGGACGTGGGCGGCGGGGCAACACTGGCTGGTGACGGGCGAGAACGGCAGCGGCAAGAGTACCCTCGCGCGGCTGATCGCCGGGGAACTCCATCCCGCGCTCGGCGGCCGGATCGAACGCCCCTTCCTCCGCCGCGACCGGCTCACCGAGCGCCGCCGCCTGGTGGGCCTGGTCGGCGCGGAGGTCGGCATCCGGCAGCGGCGGGCCTGGACGGGCCGCGAGGTGATCGGCAGCGCGTGGGGCGGCAGCGAGGGCTTCTCGGCGGAACTCACCCCGGAGCAGGCCGCCCGGGTGGAGGAACTGGCGGCCCACCTGCACGTGACCGACCTGCTGGACCGCCGCGCCGAGACGCTCTCGCAGGGGCAACTGCGCCGCCTGCTGCTGGCCCGCGCCGTGAGCCATGCCCCCCGCCTGCTGATGCTGGACGAGGGGCTGGATTTTCTGGACGCGGGGGCGCGTTCCCGCTTTCTGGCGCTGCTGCCGGAACTGGCGCGGCAGGGGACGCATGTCATGGTGATCGCGCACCGGCCTTCAGACGCGCCGCCGGGCCTGACGCATCATCTGCGGCTGGAGGGCGGGCGGGTGGCGGGAGCAGGTCCTCTCCCCAGGAGAGGCTGA
- the rplM gene encoding 50S ribosomal protein L13 — protein sequence MKTFVPKNDEQNWVVVDAAGVPLGRLATLIASRIRGKHRPDFTPNMIQGDFVVVLNAAQVALTGNKLDGKVYTRYTGYQGGLKTETARQALAKHPERVIEHAVFGMLPKGRQGRAMHTRLKVYAGETHPHAAQKPQKLEVK from the coding sequence GTGAAAACCTTTGTTCCCAAGAACGACGAGCAGAACTGGGTCGTGGTGGACGCGGCGGGCGTGCCGCTGGGCCGCCTCGCGACGCTGATCGCCAGCCGCATCCGTGGCAAGCACCGCCCCGACTTCACGCCCAACATGATCCAGGGCGACTTCGTGGTCGTGCTGAACGCCGCGCAGGTCGCGCTGACCGGCAACAAGCTGGACGGCAAAGTCTACACCCGCTACACCGGCTACCAGGGCGGCCTGAAGACCGAGACGGCGCGTCAGGCGCTCGCCAAGCACCCCGAGCGCGTGATCGAACACGCCGTCTTCGGCATGCTGCCCAAGGGCCGCCAGGGCCGCGCGATGCACACGCGCCTGAAGGTCTACGCGGGCGAGACGCACCCCCACGCTGCCCAGAAGCCCCAGAAGCTCGAGGTCAAGTAA
- the rpsI gene encoding 30S ribosomal protein S9 → MATPEQFYGTGRRKAAVARVFLRPGEGKIVVNGKEFQTYFRGLLRAVHALQGFRETGTAGRYDAVITVTGGGPSGQADAIKLGIARALLKVNPDFRAQLKPRGLLTRDPREVERKKYGLKKARRAPQFSKR, encoded by the coding sequence ATGGCTACCCCTGAACAGTTCTACGGTACCGGCCGCCGCAAGGCCGCCGTCGCGCGCGTGTTCCTGCGCCCCGGCGAAGGCAAGATTGTGGTGAACGGCAAGGAGTTCCAGACCTACTTCCGCGGTCTGCTGCGCGCCGTCCACGCCCTCCAGGGCTTCCGCGAGACGGGCACCGCGGGCCGGTACGACGCCGTCATCACCGTGACCGGCGGCGGCCCCAGCGGTCAGGCCGACGCGATCAAGCTCGGCATCGCCCGCGCGCTGCTGAAGGTCAACCCCGACTTCCGCGCCCAGCTCAAGCCGCGCGGCCTGCTGACCCGCGACCCCCGCGAGGTCGAGCGCAAGAAGTACGGCCTGAAAAAGGCCCGCCGCGCGCCGCAGTTCAGCAAACGCTGA
- a CDS encoding GNAT family N-acetyltransferase, with protein sequence MPILVAPTERYKASFLDAVREAQATGSGLGDTLTWNVGEAEADFGAFLATLRRFEPPADLPEGFVHSEVRWLVDGDTYLGRTKIRHTLNDRLREFGGHIGYELRPSARGQGYGKLILALALDRARELGLPRVLLTCDVENLGSRGVIEANGGECEGEFRLAFYEKPIRRYWIELDRS encoded by the coding sequence ATGCCGATCCTGGTTGCCCCCACCGAGCGGTACAAAGCGAGCTTTCTGGACGCGGTGCGCGAGGCGCAGGCCACGGGCAGCGGCCTGGGCGACACCCTGACCTGGAACGTCGGGGAAGCCGAGGCCGACTTCGGGGCGTTTCTCGCCACCCTGCGCCGGTTTGAGCCGCCCGCCGACTTGCCGGAAGGCTTCGTCCATTCCGAGGTGCGCTGGTTGGTGGACGGCGATACGTACCTGGGCCGTACAAAAATCCGCCACACCCTGAATGACCGCCTGCGTGAGTTCGGCGGCCACATCGGGTATGAGCTGCGCCCTTCGGCACGCGGCCAGGGGTACGGGAAGCTGATCCTCGCGCTGGCGCTGGACCGTGCCCGCGAACTGGGCCTCCCGCGCGTGTTGCTTACCTGTGACGTGGAGAACCTCGGCTCGCGTGGCGTCATTGAGGCGAACGGCGGCGAATGCGAGGGCGAGTTCAGGCTGGCTTTTTACGAGAAACCGATCCGGCGGTACTGGATCGAGTTGGACCGGTCCTAA
- a CDS encoding VOC family protein, with product MSSSPLLNRVDGVFIHVRNLRRAAEWYSAAFGVPLKEEELQRHYYTLNVSGEQPWVTLDDHGADPAFEFQPAAHPILSFHSRDLSAAREHLRTLGALSVGEIEEAHPGLAYFVFRDPDGNALMALQRS from the coding sequence ATGTCTTCCTCGCCCCTGCTCAACCGTGTGGATGGCGTTTTCATCCACGTCCGCAACCTTCGCCGGGCCGCAGAGTGGTACAGCGCGGCGTTCGGGGTGCCCCTGAAGGAGGAGGAGCTACAGCGCCACTACTACACGCTGAACGTGTCCGGGGAACAGCCGTGGGTGACCCTGGATGATCACGGGGCGGACCCGGCGTTCGAGTTCCAGCCTGCGGCGCATCCCATCCTGTCCTTTCACAGCCGGGACCTGTCCGCAGCCCGTGAGCATCTGCGGACCCTGGGTGCCCTGTCGGTGGGGGAGATCGAGGAGGCGCATCCGGGGCTGGCCTACTTCGTGTTCCGCGACCCGGACGGCAACGCCCTGATGGCGCTCCAGCGGAGCTGA
- a CDS encoding HAD-IIB family hydrolase, protein MKPRPPADLPLLLAFDLDGTLIPDQGREVSAKTAEALARLRALGVRLAIITGRDTPPSAVRDAVCPDAVATNNGGRIEIGGELHAEARFTPAELQAVLAHELEDARVAVFTADGLYVNLPPGREPEAWMRARGYRPLAEAPTEGILKVGFYHPGVADFAARLRVSHPHLVLTGAQPPYTEFLTVTPVGAHKGAALTLIAEALEIPLDRTVAFGDSDNDQAMLELAGYAVQLGTLPLLAPHADEQVASPGALGAYLHRLADRLEEAGRGG, encoded by the coding sequence GTGAAGCCCCGTCCCCCCGCCGACCTGCCGCTATTGCTCGCCTTCGATCTCGACGGGACCCTGATTCCCGACCAGGGCCGCGAGGTGTCCGCCAAGACGGCGGAGGCGCTGGCCCGGCTGCGCGCGCTGGGAGTCCGGCTGGCGATCATCACTGGGCGGGACACGCCGCCCTCGGCGGTGCGGGACGCCGTGTGCCCTGACGCGGTCGCCACCAACAACGGCGGACGCATCGAGATCGGCGGCGAGTTGCACGCGGAGGCCCGCTTCACGCCCGCCGAGCTGCAAGCGGTCCTGGCGCACGAGCTGGAGGATGCCCGGGTGGCGGTGTTCACGGCGGACGGCCTGTACGTGAACCTCCCGCCGGGCCGCGAGCCGGAAGCCTGGATGCGTGCCCGTGGCTACCGCCCGCTGGCGGAAGCGCCCACCGAGGGCATCCTGAAAGTCGGCTTCTACCACCCCGGCGTCGCGGATTTCGCCGCCCGCCTGCGCGTGAGCCATCCGCACCTCGTCCTGACGGGCGCCCAGCCTCCCTATACCGAGTTCCTGACGGTCACGCCCGTCGGTGCCCACAAGGGCGCGGCCCTGACCCTGATCGCGGAGGCGCTGGAGATTCCCCTGGACCGCACGGTGGCCTTTGGGGACAGCGACAACGACCAGGCGATGCTGGAACTCGCCGGATACGCGGTGCAACTCGGGACCCTGCCCCTGCTCGCTCCCCACGCCGACGAGCAGGTGGCTTCCCCGGGGGCGCTGGGGGCGTATCTGCACCGGCTGGCCGACCGGCTGGAAGAGGCTGGGCGGGGAGGCTGA
- a CDS encoding shikimate kinase, with product MTTDGWAERVEAALLAALLDPPAAEGEPVTLTDRLSSRLSPMNGSGLIERPVTWVALAGFMGTGKSRIGWELSRALALHFVDTDKLITRVVGKSIPEVFAQEGESYFRACEAEVVRRVTRLDHAVVSLGGGTFIHEANRRTLLERGPVVVLWASPETVYQRTRHSDRPLLQSADPLSRIRTLMDEREEHYRQGTIHVHSDGRPAEEIVEEVTQRLWDWADADAALGAEASPEHGRLGERAAD from the coding sequence GTGACTACTGACGGCTGGGCCGAACGGGTGGAGGCCGCGCTGCTGGCGGCCCTGCTCGACCCGCCAGCAGCAGAGGGTGAACCCGTCACGCTGACTGACCGGCTTTCCTCTAGACTGTCCCCCATGAACGGGTCCGGCCTGATCGAGCGTCCCGTCACCTGGGTGGCGCTGGCAGGCTTCATGGGCACCGGGAAAAGCCGCATCGGCTGGGAACTCTCGCGGGCGCTGGCCCTGCATTTCGTGGACACCGACAAGCTGATCACCCGCGTGGTCGGCAAGAGCATCCCCGAGGTCTTCGCGCAGGAGGGCGAGAGTTACTTCCGCGCCTGCGAGGCCGAGGTGGTGCGCCGCGTCACCCGGCTGGACCACGCGGTCGTGAGCCTGGGCGGCGGTACCTTTATCCACGAGGCGAACCGCCGCACCCTGCTGGAACGCGGCCCCGTCGTGGTGCTGTGGGCCTCTCCCGAAACCGTCTACCAGCGCACCCGCCACAGCGACCGCCCGCTGCTGCAAAGTGCCGACCCCCTCTCCCGCATCCGGACCCTGATGGATGAACGCGAGGAGCATTACCGCCAGGGCACCATCCACGTCCACAGCGACGGCCGCCCCGCCGAGGAGATCGTGGAGGAGGTCACCCAGCGCCTGTGGGACTGGGCCGATGCGGACGCCGCCCTGGGTGCGGAGGCGTCCCCAGAACACGGGCGGCTGGGGGAACGTGCGGCGGATTGA